AATTAAAAAATACGCTTACTGGGGAAGAAAGTGTTAAGGACTTCACTGGTTTATTTGTTGCTATTGGTCATCTACCCAGAAGTGAGTTGGTAGTTGGGCAAGTTGAGTTAAATTCTGATGGTTATGTGCAGGTTGAGGGCAGAAGTACTAAAACAAAGATCCCGGGAGTATTCGCCTGTGGTGATTTAGTAGATTTCACCTATCGACAAGCGATTACCGCAGCTGGCTCAGGCTGTCAGGCAGCCTTGGATGCTGAGCGCTTTTTAGCCGGACATTAAGTTTTAAAAGTAAGATAAGCAGATAACTAAAAGGAGAAATCAATGGCAACATCAAAGGTAACTACCGCTGATTTTGAATCAGTTGTATTAAAGAGTGCAACACCAGTATTGGTAGATTTTTGGGCAGAGTGGTGTGGTCCTTGCCGTGCAGTTGGACCAATTTTGGAAGAGATTTCAAATGAATACGGCGATAAGCTAAAAATCGTTAAGTTAAATACTGATGAAGAGGGCTCAATTGCAATGAAATATGGCATTTCTTCAATCCCAACCATGAATGTGTTTGTTGGTGGCGAAGTTGTTAAAACGATTGTGGGCGCCAAGCCAAAGCCAGCATTGCTTAAAGATCTTGAAAGCTATATCAAGTAACTAACGAATAAAGTACTTAAGAATTTATGAGCGATCAACCAAAGTTAGGTGATCGCTCAACTGCAATTGAGTTGATTTCAAATACCTTGCTTCGCCTGGGATTTATTACCGCCCCATCAGATATCTTTGATGAAAAATTAACCCAAGGAATTAAAGCTTTTCAGCAGGAGCGCGGGTTAACTGCAACTGGAGTTATAAATGAAATTACTGCCAGATCTTTAGAGGAAGCAAGATTTAAACTTGGCGATCGAGTTTTATCCTTTAACTTTGCTTCAATTATGCGCGGTGATGATGTTAGTAATTTACAAGATCGATTAATTCAAATGGGATTTAACTGTGGCAAGGTTGATGGCGTATTTGGAGCAAACACAGAACGAGCGGTTAAAGAATTCCAAAAGTCAGTTGGTATCACCTCTGATGGAAAATGTGGGCCGGCAACTTTAATTTCATTAATGCGCCTAGTTAAAACAGTCTCTGGTGGTGCGCCAAATCAACTGCGTGAAAGCGTTAAACACTCAGTTAGATCTCCTGCGTTAGCAAATAAAGTGATTGTGATTGACCCAAGTTGGGGTGGTGAATTTACGGGAGAAAGTGCTAATGGTGTTATTGAATCGGAGATAGTTTTTGATTTAGCACAACGACTTGAAGGGCGTTTAATCGCACTGGGTGTGAATGTGGTTTTAACGAGGAGTGCTAATAACTCACCTCTTGAAATAGATCGAATAAAGGTTGCAAATTCAGTAAATGCAGATTTAGTTATAGCTTTAAAAGTTGATAGTTATAAAAATGAAAATGCTAATGGGGTAGCAACCTACTTTTATGGCCGAGACGATAAAGGTGTTAGATCAGTAGTTGGTGAGCGCTTTGCAAACTTAATTCAACGTGAAATTTGTGCCCGTACTGATTTATTAAATTGCCAAACCCATGCCAAAAGTTGGGATCTGCTTCGATTAACTGTTGCGCCAACTGTAAGAATTGATTTGGGATACCTTTCAAATCCAAAAGATGCTAAACGTTTAGCTACTGCTGCATTTAGAGATCAATTGGCCGAGGCCATGATTGTGGCAATCCAACGGCTTTATTTATCAGCAGAAGATGATGCCAAGACTGGCACCTTGAAAATCTCTGATTTAAGAAGAGCAGGGCTTAGAAACTAGTTTTATCTTGCCTTGCGATATGGCAAACTTGGTTAATGGAATCAGGTAGAAATCTACGTGTAGTTAAATCAGATTCACCTGTTCGCATTCATACTGGTGAGCCAGAGAATTTGCCAGAACGCTTTGCCCACCGCGCAGTTGGTATGAAGGCAAGTGAAATCCGATCACTCTTTGCAGTAGCAAGTAGACCAGAGATTGTTTCCTTAGCTGGTGGCATGCCAAATCTTTCAGCCCTACCAATGGAGATGATGGCATCAGTTACTCAAAAATTAATTTTAGAAAATGGCGCAGAAGCTTTGCAGTATGGAAGTGGTCAAGGGCATCCAAAGCTGCGTGAGCAGATTTGTGACGTGATGGCACTTGAAGGAATTAAGGCGCATCCGGATGATGTAGTTGTTACCACCGGCTCCCAGCAAGCATTGGATTTAATCTCTCGAATTTTTATTGATCCAAACGATGTGGTCTTAGTTGAAGCTCCCTCCTACGTTGGAGCTCTTGGAACTTTTAAACAGTATGAAGCTCAGGTTGTCCATGTAGCAATGGATCAAGATGGCTTGATTCCCTCTGCCTTACTTGATGCGATTAAAACTACAAAAGCAAATGGTAAGAAAATAAAGTTTTTATACCTGATTCC
The Candidatus Nanopelagicus limnes DNA segment above includes these coding regions:
- the trxA gene encoding thioredoxin, with product MATSKVTTADFESVVLKSATPVLVDFWAEWCGPCRAVGPILEEISNEYGDKLKIVKLNTDEEGSIAMKYGISSIPTMNVFVGGEVVKTIVGAKPKPALLKDLESYIK
- a CDS encoding N-acetylmuramoyl-L-alanine amidase is translated as MSDQPKLGDRSTAIELISNTLLRLGFITAPSDIFDEKLTQGIKAFQQERGLTATGVINEITARSLEEARFKLGDRVLSFNFASIMRGDDVSNLQDRLIQMGFNCGKVDGVFGANTERAVKEFQKSVGITSDGKCGPATLISLMRLVKTVSGGAPNQLRESVKHSVRSPALANKVIVIDPSWGGEFTGESANGVIESEIVFDLAQRLEGRLIALGVNVVLTRSANNSPLEIDRIKVANSVNADLVIALKVDSYKNENANGVATYFYGRDDKGVRSVVGERFANLIQREICARTDLLNCQTHAKSWDLLRLTVAPTVRIDLGYLSNPKDAKRLATAAFRDQLAEAMIVAIQRLYLSAEDDAKTGTLKISDLRRAGLRN